In the genome of Candidatus Methylomirabilota bacterium, one region contains:
- a CDS encoding cupin domain-containing protein, with protein MSWWPRAGRRSTSAAPRRGSSSSTCRRRERRRAREEGARVVLVTSESQKWRATPYAGIELCLLRQNEEKGGALLLKLAAGARFPLHDHPGGEEVYVVEGAVTIGGRKLAAGDYLWTEPGGRHDASADRDTLLFVSSPKGIEILEK; from the coding sequence ATGTCCTGGTGGCCACGGGCCGGGCGAAGATCGACGAGCGCCGCGCCAAGGCGCGGGAGCTCTTCTTCAACGTGCCGAAGACGTGAGCGGCGGCGGGCTCGCGAGGAGGGTGCGAGAGTGGTCTTGGTGACCTCGGAAAGCCAGAAGTGGCGCGCGACACCCTACGCGGGGATCGAGCTGTGCCTGCTCCGGCAGAACGAGGAGAAGGGCGGAGCCCTCCTCCTGAAGCTCGCCGCCGGCGCGCGCTTCCCGCTCCACGACCATCCCGGCGGTGAGGAGGTGTATGTTGTCGAGGGGGCGGTCACGATCGGCGGCCGCAAGCTCGCGGCGGGCGACTATCTGTGGACCGAGCCCGGCGGCCGCCACGACGCCAGCGCCGATCGAGACACCCTGCTGTTCGTCAGCTCGCCGAAGGGGATCGAGATCCTGGAGAAGTAG
- a CDS encoding nuclear transport factor 2 family protein, producing the protein MSGDAAMLADRELLTRTYDAFNARDVEAALAAMHPDVDWPNGMEGGRVHGHRSVRDYWTRQWRSIDPRVEPRGFATDETGRIVVDVHQVVRDLQGNVVSDRMVQHVYLIEDGLIRSMEIRTS; encoded by the coding sequence GTGTCGGGTGACGCGGCGATGCTCGCCGACCGCGAGCTTCTGACGCGCACGTACGACGCGTTCAACGCCCGCGACGTCGAGGCGGCGCTCGCGGCCATGCATCCGGACGTGGATTGGCCGAACGGCATGGAGGGCGGACGCGTGCACGGCCATCGCAGCGTGCGCGACTACTGGACTCGGCAGTGGCGCTCGATCGATCCCCGGGTCGAGCCGCGGGGCTTCGCGACGGATGAGACGGGACGCATCGTGGTCGATGTCCATCAGGTGGTCCGCGACCTACAGGGGAACGTCGTCTCGGACCGGATGGTCCAGCACGTCTACCTCATCGAGGACGGATTGATCCGGAGCATGGAGATCAGGACGTCGTGA
- a CDS encoding DinB family protein, translating to MTPEHRAILERMRSSAGAVRRAVEGAPPDRFARRPRDGEWSALETLTHLRDVVVHVHGLRIRRLLYEDGPVFTDFDEEGYRRAALARGEAVGDLLATIVAEHEQLARLLQTLPDDAWSREGRHPTLGPMSIELLARRAGEHAEEHAAQVAAATRAG from the coding sequence ATGACACCCGAGCATCGCGCGATCCTCGAGCGTATGCGGTCGTCGGCCGGCGCCGTGCGGCGCGCCGTGGAGGGGGCGCCGCCGGACCGGTTCGCCCGCCGGCCCCGGGACGGGGAGTGGTCGGCCCTCGAGACGCTGACCCACCTGCGCGACGTCGTCGTTCACGTGCACGGGCTCAGGATCCGGCGGCTCCTCTACGAGGACGGCCCCGTGTTCACCGACTTCGACGAGGAGGGCTATCGCCGCGCCGCCCTCGCTCGCGGCGAAGCGGTCGGCGACCTCCTGGCCACGATCGTCGCCGAGCACGAGCAGCTCGCGCGGCTGCTCCAGACGCTGCCCGACGACGCGTGGTCGCGCGAGGGCCGCCATCCCACGCTCGGCCCGATGTCCATCGAGCTCCTCGCGCGGCGCGCCGGCGAACACGCGGAGGAGCACGCGGCGCAGGTCGCGGCGGCGACGCGCGCCGGCTGA
- a CDS encoding TAXI family TRAP transporter solute-binding subunit: protein LDIALVQGEVVHEALAGVGRPPAKLRILAAMYSTPGMFVVRADSPYRAIADLRGKPVAFGARGSGLVILARYVLDGLGLDQERDFQAVYLDRAGDGPAMVLDGRVAALWGGGLGWPGFGAVAGAPGGARFIAPGADEIARILAKHTFLKPMTVPAGAYPGLDAPLPSVGSWSFILTRADLADDVAYRLARALHTGEAKLGERLPQARETTAVNTLAAAPRREQIHSGVLRYLREIGVAR from the coding sequence GGCTCGACATCGCGCTCGTCCAGGGCGAGGTCGTCCACGAGGCGCTCGCCGGCGTCGGGCGCCCGCCGGCGAAGCTCCGGATCCTCGCGGCGATGTATTCGACGCCCGGGATGTTCGTCGTCCGGGCCGACAGCCCCTACCGCGCGATCGCCGATCTCCGCGGCAAGCCCGTCGCCTTCGGCGCGCGGGGCTCGGGCCTGGTCATCCTCGCGCGCTACGTGCTCGACGGCCTCGGCCTCGACCAAGAGCGCGACTTCCAGGCCGTGTACCTCGACCGCGCGGGCGACGGGCCCGCGATGGTGCTGGACGGGCGCGTCGCGGCGCTCTGGGGCGGCGGCCTCGGCTGGCCCGGGTTCGGCGCGGTGGCGGGAGCGCCCGGCGGCGCGCGGTTCATCGCGCCGGGCGCCGACGAAATCGCGCGCATTCTGGCGAAGCACACGTTCCTCAAGCCGATGACGGTCCCCGCCGGCGCCTACCCGGGCCTCGACGCGCCGCTCCCGTCGGTCGGCTCGTGGAGCTTCATCCTGACACGCGCGGACCTGGCCGACGACGTCGCGTACCGACTGGCGCGCGCGCTCCACACCGGCGAGGCGAAGCTCGGGGAGCGCCTGCCCCAGGCGCGTGAGACCACGGCGGTGAACACCCTCGCGGCCGCGCCGCGGCGCGAGCAGATCCACTCGGGCGTGCTCCGCTACCTGCGCGAGATCGGAGTCGCCCGCTGA